A region from the Sulfurivermis fontis genome encodes:
- the motD gene encoding flagellar motor protein MotD produces MARRKRPEEHENLERWLISYADFITLLFAFFVVMYSISSINEGKYRVLSDTMVAAFNTPPKTLQPIQVGEEGVSGEPSPIKPEKASSAVSPGVIEQLAQMAESNELGQIASDFERAMAPLIQQDLINVSRNELWVEIEINTSILFDSGSARLEDDAIPVLSELAGILKKYPNYIQVEGFTDNVPIATAAYPSNWELSAHRAAAVVHLFMDKGVQPDRMAAIGYGEYRPIAENATPEGRRKNRRVVLVILADEKARRALDIQRNTAAGGT; encoded by the coding sequence ATGGCGCGCAGAAAACGCCCGGAAGAGCACGAAAACCTGGAGCGCTGGCTGATCTCCTACGCCGACTTCATCACATTGCTGTTCGCCTTTTTTGTGGTGATGTATTCCATCTCTTCCATCAACGAGGGCAAGTACCGCGTGCTGTCCGATACCATGGTGGCCGCCTTCAATACTCCGCCCAAGACCCTGCAGCCGATCCAGGTGGGTGAGGAGGGGGTGAGCGGCGAACCCTCGCCGATCAAGCCGGAGAAGGCCTCTTCGGCGGTGTCACCCGGTGTCATCGAGCAGTTGGCGCAGATGGCCGAGTCCAACGAGCTGGGACAGATCGCCTCCGATTTCGAGCGCGCCATGGCGCCGCTGATCCAGCAGGACCTGATCAACGTCTCGCGCAATGAACTATGGGTGGAGATCGAGATCAACACCAGCATCCTGTTCGACAGCGGCAGCGCGCGCCTGGAGGATGACGCCATTCCGGTGTTGAGTGAGCTGGCTGGCATCCTCAAGAAGTATCCCAACTACATCCAGGTGGAGGGCTTCACCGACAACGTGCCCATCGCCACGGCCGCTTACCCGTCCAATTGGGAGTTGTCGGCCCATCGCGCCGCTGCCGTGGTGCATCTTTTCATGGACAAAGGCGTGCAGCCCGACCGTATGGCCGCCATCGGTTACGGCGAGTACCGTCCCATCGCGGAGAATGCCACGCCGGAAGGACGACGCAAGAACCGCCGCGTGGTCCTGGTGATCCTGGCGGATGAAAAGGCGCGCCGTGCCCTCGACATTCAGCGCAACACGGCGGCAGGTGGCACATGA
- a CDS encoding flagellar motor protein codes for MDILTLVGLIFGVGALLLGQYLEGGQASALLNGPAAVIVLGGSMGAIMLQAPMSTFMRSLHILGWIFRPPTLAADEAIEKLIAWSNIARKEGLLGLEAISETEPDAFARKGLQLLVDGSEPEVMRGILEVEVDAKEHHDMQAANIYASMGGYTPTIGIIGAVMGLIQVMNNLADPSQLGHGIAVAFVATIYGVGTANLLLIPIANKLKSIIHGQTQFRLMIIEGIVSIAEGENPRNIQTKLQGYLH; via the coding sequence ATGGATATCCTCACCCTTGTCGGTCTGATTTTCGGTGTCGGTGCGCTGCTGCTTGGCCAGTATCTGGAGGGTGGCCAGGCCAGCGCACTGCTCAACGGACCGGCGGCGGTGATCGTGCTGGGCGGCAGCATGGGCGCCATCATGCTGCAGGCGCCCATGAGTACCTTCATGCGTTCTCTGCACATTCTGGGCTGGATTTTTCGTCCGCCCACCCTGGCCGCCGACGAGGCCATCGAAAAACTGATTGCCTGGAGCAATATCGCGCGCAAGGAAGGCCTGCTCGGTCTGGAGGCGATCTCCGAAACCGAGCCGGATGCCTTCGCGCGCAAGGGCCTGCAGTTGCTGGTGGACGGCTCCGAGCCGGAGGTGATGCGTGGCATCCTGGAGGTGGAGGTGGACGCCAAGGAACACCACGACATGCAGGCCGCCAACATCTACGCCAGCATGGGGGGCTATACCCCCACCATCGGTATCATCGGCGCGGTGATGGGCCTGATCCAGGTGATGAACAATCTGGCCGATCCGAGCCAGCTCGGTCATGGCATCGCGGTGGCCTTCGTCGCCACCATCTACGGTGTCGGCACCGCCAACCTGCTGCTCATCCCTATCGCCAACAAGTTGAAAAGCATCATCCACGGCCAGACCCAGTTCCGCCTGATGATCATCGAAGGCATCGTGTCCATCGCCGAGGGCGAGAATCCGCGCAATATCCAGACCAAGCTGCAAGGCTACCTGCATTAG
- a CDS encoding protein-glutamate methylesterase/protein-glutamine glutaminase has product MPVRVLIVDDSGFFRRRLTEMLNADPRLEVVGAVADGAQAVEQVAKLRPDVVTMDIEMPVMDGITATRRIMTVTPTPILMFSSLTTDGAKATLDALDAGAVDYLPKKFEDISRDQDEAKRQLCERVYAIGSNKRAVHPQRPLSTTAAPTRPAVAVAAAARPVPSAMPAARRGQYRLVAIGTSTGGPVALQQVLTKLPGNFPLPLVLIQHMPGSFTPAFAQRLNQLCAIEVREAKDGDELKPGLALLAPGGKQMVLDQRAGRTTVRITESEPGQNYKPSVDVTFTSVARIFPGQALAVVLTGMGADGREGARLMKQGGSTVWAQDEASCVVYGMPAAIVEAGLADAVLPLSEIGTAISQRV; this is encoded by the coding sequence ATGCCCGTACGGGTCTTGATTGTCGATGATTCCGGTTTCTTCCGCCGCCGTCTGACGGAGATGCTGAACGCCGATCCGCGCCTTGAGGTGGTCGGAGCGGTGGCCGATGGTGCGCAGGCGGTGGAGCAGGTGGCCAAGCTGCGTCCGGACGTGGTGACCATGGACATAGAAATGCCGGTGATGGACGGCATCACCGCGACGCGCCGTATCATGACCGTCACACCGACACCGATCCTGATGTTCTCGTCGCTGACCACCGACGGTGCCAAGGCGACCCTGGATGCCCTCGATGCCGGTGCGGTGGATTACTTGCCGAAGAAATTCGAGGACATCTCGCGCGATCAGGACGAGGCCAAGCGCCAGTTGTGCGAGCGGGTCTATGCCATCGGCAGCAACAAGCGCGCGGTGCATCCGCAGCGTCCGCTGAGCACGACGGCGGCGCCGACGCGCCCGGCCGTGGCTGTCGCTGCCGCGGCGCGCCCCGTGCCCAGCGCCATGCCGGCGGCGCGGCGCGGCCAGTACCGTCTGGTGGCCATCGGTACGTCCACCGGCGGGCCGGTGGCGCTGCAACAGGTGCTCACCAAGCTGCCCGGCAATTTTCCGCTGCCCCTGGTGCTGATCCAGCACATGCCCGGCAGCTTCACCCCGGCCTTTGCCCAGCGCCTCAATCAACTGTGCGCTATCGAAGTGCGTGAGGCGAAAGATGGTGATGAACTCAAGCCGGGGCTGGCCCTGCTGGCGCCGGGCGGCAAGCAGATGGTGCTGGACCAGCGTGCCGGACGCACCACGGTGCGCATTACCGAGAGCGAACCGGGCCAGAACTACAAGCCGTCGGTGGATGTGACCTTCACCTCCGTGGCGCGCATCTTTCCCGGTCAGGCGCTGGCGGTGGTGCTTACCGGCATGGGTGCCGATGGCCGTGAGGGGGCGCGTCTGATGAAGCAGGGCGGCTCGACTGTCTGGGCACAGGACGAGGCCAGTTGTGTCGTCTATGGTATGCCGGCCGCCATCGTGGAAGCGGGATTGGCCGATGCCGTACTGCCGCTGTCCGAAATCGGGACGGCGATAAGCCAGAGAGTGTGA
- a CDS encoding chemotaxis protein CheA produces MALNADDEILQDFMVEAGEILEQLNEQLVELERSPDDHDLLNAVFRGFHTIKGGAGFLGLNNMVDVCHRSEDVFNLLRNGQKQVTPQLMDTVLPVLDVLNAQFEQLRAAEEPDPAPAELLQGLEALAQPDAMQPAAAAPAPETVAAPAPETVAAPPAATPPAAVASMVEGEMGDITDEEFEALLDALENPATTAAAPAPAAAAAPTSSDEDITEEEFEALLDELHGKGKFKVPAAAPAAPVAPADAAGGEDITEEEFEALLDELHGKGKFKAPAAAPAAPVAPAAPTPKPAPASAPAAAEPAGDKVTAAQAETTVRVDTKRLDDIMNMVGELVLVRNRIATLAHVGDMNQAREEMIKAVANLDVVTGDLQTSVMKTRMQPIKKVFGRFPRVVRDLARNLKKEVNLVMQGEETDLDKNLVEALADPMVHLVRNAVDHGIELPEVREKAGKPRQGTLLLAAEQEGDHILLIIEDDGAGMDPEVLRRKAVEKGMMDAEAAARLDDKEAFNLIFAAGFSTKTEISDVSGRGVGMDVVKTRIAQLNGSVDIHSEKGKGTRLSIKVPLTLAIMPTLMIKLREQTFALPLVSVNEIFHLDLTKTNVVDGQLVVRVRGKALPLYYLTRWLVAGCRGIPLPESGHVVVVHIGTQLVGFVVDYLIGQEEVVIKPLGSMLHGTPGLAGATITGDGKIALILDVPGLMKSYGRRQA; encoded by the coding sequence ATGGCACTGAATGCGGATGATGAAATCCTGCAGGACTTCATGGTCGAGGCGGGCGAGATACTGGAACAGCTCAACGAGCAGTTGGTGGAGCTGGAGCGCAGCCCCGACGATCACGATCTGCTCAACGCAGTGTTTCGCGGTTTTCACACCATCAAGGGCGGTGCCGGTTTTCTTGGCCTGAACAACATGGTGGACGTGTGCCATCGTTCCGAGGATGTATTCAACCTGCTGCGCAACGGTCAGAAGCAGGTGACACCGCAGCTGATGGACACCGTGCTGCCGGTGCTCGACGTGCTCAATGCCCAGTTCGAGCAGCTGCGCGCAGCCGAAGAGCCGGACCCGGCCCCGGCGGAACTGCTCCAGGGGCTGGAGGCGCTGGCCCAGCCCGATGCCATGCAGCCTGCGGCCGCCGCACCCGCCCCCGAAACTGTCGCCGCGCCCGCCCCCGAAACTGTCGCCGCGCCACCCGCGGCGACTCCACCTGCCGCCGTGGCCTCCATGGTGGAAGGGGAGATGGGCGATATCACCGATGAGGAATTCGAGGCACTGCTCGATGCCTTGGAAAATCCGGCCACCACAGCGGCGGCGCCTGCCCCCGCAGCCGCTGCGGCCCCGACCTCATCCGATGAGGACATCACCGAGGAAGAGTTCGAGGCGCTGCTCGACGAACTGCACGGCAAGGGCAAGTTCAAGGTGCCGGCCGCGGCCCCCGCTGCGCCGGTTGCCCCTGCGGATGCGGCGGGCGGCGAGGACATTACCGAGGAGGAGTTCGAGGCGCTGCTGGACGAACTGCATGGCAAGGGCAAGTTCAAGGCACCGGCCGCGGCGCCGGCAGCTCCTGTTGCCCCTGCTGCGCCTACACCAAAGCCGGCGCCGGCCTCCGCCCCGGCGGCGGCCGAACCTGCCGGCGACAAGGTCACCGCCGCTCAGGCCGAGACCACGGTACGCGTGGATACCAAGCGCCTGGACGACATCATGAACATGGTGGGCGAGCTGGTGCTGGTACGCAACCGCATCGCCACCCTGGCGCATGTCGGCGACATGAATCAGGCGCGCGAGGAAATGATCAAGGCGGTGGCCAACCTCGACGTGGTCACTGGCGATTTGCAGACCTCGGTGATGAAGACACGCATGCAGCCGATCAAAAAGGTGTTCGGCCGCTTCCCGCGCGTGGTGCGCGACCTGGCGCGCAACCTGAAGAAAGAAGTCAACCTGGTGATGCAGGGTGAGGAGACCGACCTGGACAAGAACCTGGTCGAGGCGCTGGCCGATCCCATGGTGCATCTGGTGCGCAATGCCGTGGATCACGGCATCGAACTGCCGGAGGTGCGCGAGAAGGCGGGCAAGCCGCGTCAGGGCACCCTGCTGCTCGCTGCCGAGCAGGAGGGCGATCACATCCTGCTCATCATCGAGGACGACGGCGCTGGCATGGACCCGGAGGTGCTGCGGCGCAAGGCAGTGGAGAAGGGCATGATGGATGCCGAGGCCGCGGCCCGCCTCGACGACAAGGAGGCGTTCAACCTGATCTTTGCCGCCGGCTTTTCCACCAAGACCGAGATCTCCGACGTATCCGGCCGCGGTGTCGGCATGGACGTGGTGAAGACCCGCATCGCCCAGCTCAACGGTAGCGTCGACATCCATTCCGAGAAGGGCAAGGGTACCCGCTTGTCCATCAAGGTGCCGCTGACCCTGGCCATCATGCCGACGCTGATGATCAAGCTGCGCGAACAGACCTTCGCCCTGCCGCTGGTGAGCGTCAACGAAATCTTCCATCTCGACCTGACCAAGACCAATGTGGTCGACGGCCAATTGGTGGTGAGGGTGCGCGGCAAGGCCTTGCCGCTGTACTACCTGACGCGCTGGCTGGTCGCCGGTTGCCGCGGTATCCCGTTGCCGGAGTCCGGTCATGTGGTGGTGGTGCACATCGGCACCCAGTTGGTTGGCTTCGTGGTGGACTATCTCATCGGCCAGGAAGAGGTGGTCATCAAGCCGCTGGGCAGCATGTTGCACGGTACGCCGGGCCTGGCCGGCGCCACCATCACTGGCGATGGCAAGATCGCCCTGATCCTGGATGTGCCTGGATTGATGAAGTCCTATGGTCGCCGCCAGGCCTGA
- a CDS encoding protein phosphatase CheZ produces the protein MTIVTGPLSEEYIDRVRTLAQTIDAGNTDEAARLLDELTSLREKTLFQELGRLTREFHEALQSFRLDSRIASLAAQDFPDARERLNYVVSMTAQSANRTMTAVEESMPICESMQERAMSLKQDWMRFTQRKMSADEFRDLSRRLGEFLDSVGEDAPRLRANLQEVLMAQDFQDLTGQIIHRVVQLVDEVERNLVDLIRISGQGMVAERQEVKHEDRIAASGPPVPGVDSGTVAGQDEVDDLLSSLGF, from the coding sequence ATGACTATTGTAACCGGCCCCCTGAGCGAAGAGTACATCGACAGGGTACGCACCCTGGCCCAGACCATCGACGCGGGCAATACCGATGAAGCGGCGCGCCTGCTCGACGAGCTCACCAGCCTGCGCGAGAAGACCCTGTTTCAGGAACTGGGCCGCCTGACCCGTGAGTTCCACGAGGCCTTGCAGAGCTTTCGCCTCGATTCCCGTATCGCCTCCCTCGCGGCACAGGATTTCCCCGACGCACGCGAACGCCTCAATTACGTGGTCAGTATGACCGCCCAGTCCGCCAACCGCACCATGACCGCCGTGGAGGAGTCCATGCCCATCTGCGAATCGATGCAGGAGCGGGCAATGTCGCTGAAGCAGGACTGGATGCGCTTTACCCAGCGCAAGATGAGCGCCGACGAGTTCCGCGACCTGAGCCGCCGTCTGGGCGAGTTCCTCGACAGCGTAGGCGAGGATGCGCCGCGCCTGCGCGCCAATTTGCAGGAAGTGCTGATGGCACAGGATTTCCAGGACCTTACCGGCCAGATCATCCATCGTGTGGTGCAACTGGTGGACGAGGTCGAGCGTAATCTGGTGGACCTGATTCGCATTTCCGGCCAGGGCATGGTGGCGGAGCGGCAGGAGGTAAAACACGAGGATCGCATTGCCGCCAGTGGCCCACCGGTACCCGGGGTGGATAGCGGTACGGTGGCCGGACAGGACGAAGTGGACGATCTGTTGTCCAGTCTTGGATTCTAA
- the cheY gene encoding chemotaxis response regulator CheY: protein MDKNIKILIVDDFSTMRRIIKNLLRDLGFTNTAEADDGTTALPMLQSGNFELLVTDWNMPGMQGIDLLKAVRADPKLAHLPVLMVTAEQKKEQIIEAAKAGVNGYIVKPFTAQTLKEKLEKIFERIEASQ from the coding sequence TTGGATAAAAACATAAAGATACTCATCGTGGACGACTTCTCCACGATGCGTCGCATCATCAAAAACCTGCTGCGCGACCTCGGATTCACCAACACCGCCGAGGCGGACGACGGCACGACGGCCCTGCCTATGCTGCAATCCGGCAATTTCGAGCTGTTGGTGACCGACTGGAACATGCCCGGCATGCAGGGCATCGATCTGCTCAAAGCGGTGCGTGCCGATCCCAAGCTGGCCCACCTGCCGGTACTGATGGTGACCGCGGAACAGAAGAAGGAGCAGATCATCGAGGCCGCCAAGGCCGGTGTGAACGGCTACATCGTCAAGCCATTCACGGCGCAGACACTCAAGGAAAAACTGGAAAAGATATTCGAGCGTATCGAAGCCAGCCAGTAA
- a CDS encoding RNA polymerase sigma factor FliA: MNGLAAYAIEHETTWSDDLVEQYAPLVKRIAYHLLGRLPEHIQVDDLIQAGMIGLLEAARNYRTGQGASFETYAGIRIRGAMLDEVRRTDWTPRSVHRKARELGEVTRAIEHREGREATEQEIIAALGIDSEEYHQILLDSSSHRLLSLDDMATGHDESILERLADEGPGVEDGLQASELQSHLAAAIDELPERERLVMALYYDEELNLKEIGAVLGVSESRVCQIHSRALLRLRNAMADGARN, encoded by the coding sequence ATGAACGGCCTGGCGGCTTATGCCATCGAACATGAAACCACGTGGTCCGACGACCTGGTGGAGCAGTATGCCCCGCTGGTCAAGCGCATCGCCTATCACCTGCTGGGACGTCTGCCGGAACATATCCAGGTCGACGACCTGATCCAGGCCGGCATGATCGGCCTGTTGGAGGCGGCGCGCAATTACCGCACCGGTCAGGGCGCCAGCTTCGAGACCTATGCCGGTATCCGCATCCGCGGCGCCATGCTGGACGAGGTGCGGCGCACCGATTGGACACCGCGTTCGGTGCATCGCAAGGCGCGCGAGCTGGGTGAGGTGACACGGGCCATCGAGCACCGTGAGGGGCGCGAGGCCACCGAGCAGGAGATCATTGCCGCTCTCGGCATCGACAGCGAGGAGTACCACCAGATTCTGCTGGACTCCAGCAGCCATCGTCTGCTCAGCCTGGACGACATGGCCACCGGCCATGACGAGTCCATCCTGGAACGGCTGGCGGACGAGGGGCCGGGCGTCGAGGACGGTTTGCAGGCGTCGGAATTACAAAGTCACCTGGCTGCCGCCATAGACGAGCTGCCGGAGCGGGAGCGGTTGGTGATGGCGTTGTACTACGACGAGGAGCTGAATCTGAAGGAAATCGGCGCCGTGCTGGGGGTGAGCGAGTCCCGTGTCTGCCAGATCCACAGCCGGGCCCTGCTACGCCTGCGCAACGCCATGGCCGACGGGGCGCGCAATTAA
- a CDS encoding MinD/ParA family protein has translation MADNANDQAAGLRRMNKPKPVRVLAVASGKGGVGKTNISVNLAVALAHLGRKVLVFDADLGLANVDVMLGLQPQYNLSHVLSGERSLEEILVDGPAGVRIIPASSGIQRMAELTPAEHAGMIRAFSELSIDVDVLLVDTAAGISDSVVSFSKAAQEVIVVVCDEPASITDAYALIKLLNKEHDVRRFRVLTNMAHSPQEGRELFAKIVKVTDRFLEDVVLDFMGSVPYDEYLRKAVQRQRPVVEAYPRSKAAQAFTALAKKADSWPMPTAAGGYLEFFVERLVRSEAADWGMWP, from the coding sequence ATGGCAGATAACGCAAACGATCAGGCCGCCGGCCTGCGCCGCATGAACAAGCCGAAGCCGGTGCGCGTGCTGGCGGTGGCCAGCGGCAAGGGCGGCGTGGGCAAGACCAACATCTCGGTCAACCTGGCCGTGGCGCTGGCGCATCTGGGGCGTAAAGTACTGGTGTTCGACGCCGATCTGGGGCTGGCCAATGTCGACGTCATGCTCGGCCTGCAACCGCAGTACAACCTGTCCCATGTCCTCTCCGGCGAGCGCAGTCTGGAGGAAATCCTGGTGGATGGACCGGCGGGGGTACGCATCATTCCCGCCTCCTCCGGCATCCAGCGCATGGCGGAGCTGACCCCGGCGGAACATGCCGGGATGATCCGTGCCTTCAGCGAACTGTCCATCGATGTCGACGTGCTGCTGGTGGATACCGCCGCCGGCATCTCCGACAGCGTGGTCAGCTTCAGCAAGGCCGCCCAGGAGGTGATCGTGGTGGTGTGCGACGAGCCCGCCTCCATCACCGACGCCTACGCCCTGATCAAGCTGCTCAACAAGGAACATGACGTGCGCCGCTTCCGCGTGCTGACCAACATGGCCCACAGCCCGCAGGAAGGGCGCGAACTGTTCGCCAAGATCGTCAAGGTGACCGACCGTTTCCTGGAGGACGTGGTGCTCGACTTCATGGGCAGCGTCCCCTACGACGAATATCTGCGCAAGGCGGTGCAGCGCCAGCGTCCGGTGGTGGAGGCCTATCCGCGCAGCAAGGCGGCGCAGGCCTTTACCGCACTGGCCAAGAAGGCCGACAGCTGGCCTATGCCTACCGCCGCCGGTGGTTACCTGGAATTCTTTGTCGAGCGGCTGGTGCGCAGCGAGGCCGCCGACTGGGGAATGTGGCCATGA
- the flhF gene encoding flagellar biosynthesis protein FlhF encodes MKIKRYFAADMRQAIRLVREEQGPDAVILSNRKVNGGVEIVAAVDYDESLVRKMAGEEPHSAARPQTAPEPAAPRLGAGETVAPRRGGNNEQFAEAVAASLTRKVSAPEPAPVTPPLSAASKIEWSQDPALRGMREEIKTLRGMLESQLTGMAWRDQTLRHPARAKLMQRLLQLGLAPALCRQLADKVSYEQDHEHHWRHALGLLARRIQVTEDDILSRGGMVALVGPTGVGKTTTVAKLAARYILRHGPNRVALVTTDSFRIGAHQQLRTYGRLLGVPVHVANDAAELRTVLDTLRDKQLVLIDTAGVSQRDMRLTEQLSLLRQGAPRVKNYLVLSATAQRAALDETVRTFRHMELAGCVITKMDEAASLGEVLSAVVQQKLPVAYVSDGQRVPEDLHQARANKLVSGSVALMQTHSAEVPGEEVLAEAFGRRVS; translated from the coding sequence ATGAAAATCAAACGCTATTTTGCCGCCGATATGCGCCAGGCCATCCGTCTGGTGCGCGAGGAACAGGGACCGGATGCGGTCATACTCTCCAACCGCAAGGTCAACGGCGGCGTCGAGATCGTGGCGGCGGTGGATTACGACGAATCGCTGGTGCGGAAGATGGCGGGGGAGGAGCCCCATAGCGCCGCCCGGCCCCAGACGGCCCCCGAACCCGCCGCCCCGCGTCTCGGTGCCGGCGAGACGGTAGCGCCGCGCCGGGGCGGGAACAATGAACAGTTTGCCGAGGCGGTGGCCGCCTCCCTGACGCGCAAGGTATCCGCGCCGGAACCCGCCCCGGTCACGCCGCCCCTTTCCGCCGCCAGTAAGATCGAATGGAGTCAGGACCCGGCCCTGCGTGGCATGCGCGAGGAGATCAAGACCCTGCGCGGCATGCTGGAGAGCCAGCTCACCGGCATGGCCTGGCGCGACCAGACCCTGCGCCACCCGGCACGCGCCAAACTGATGCAACGGCTGCTGCAACTGGGGCTGGCGCCGGCTTTGTGCCGGCAGCTCGCCGACAAGGTTTCCTATGAGCAGGATCACGAGCACCATTGGCGCCATGCCCTCGGCCTGTTGGCGCGCCGGATACAGGTCACCGAAGACGATATCCTGAGCCGTGGCGGCATGGTGGCCCTGGTAGGCCCCACCGGCGTGGGTAAGACCACCACCGTAGCCAAACTGGCCGCCCGCTACATCCTGCGCCATGGCCCGAACCGCGTTGCCCTGGTGACCACCGACAGCTTCCGTATCGGCGCCCACCAACAACTGCGTACCTACGGCCGCCTGCTCGGCGTACCCGTGCACGTGGCCAACGATGCCGCCGAACTGCGCACTGTGCTCGATACCCTGCGTGACAAGCAACTGGTGCTGATCGACACCGCCGGCGTCAGCCAGCGTGACATGCGCCTGACCGAACAGCTGAGCCTGTTGCGCCAGGGGGCGCCGCGGGTGAAGAACTATCTGGTATTGTCGGCCACGGCCCAGCGCGCCGCGCTGGACGAGACCGTGCGCACCTTCCGCCACATGGAGCTGGCCGGCTGTGTCATCACCAAGATGGACGAGGCGGCCAGCCTGGGTGAGGTGCTGTCGGCGGTGGTACAGCAGAAGCTGCCGGTGGCCTATGTCAGCGACGGTCAGCGTGTGCCGGAGGATCTGCATCAGGCGCGTGCCAACAAACTGGTCAGCGGCAGCGTGGCGCTGATGCAGACTCACAGTGCAGAGGTGCCGGGAGAAGAAGTTCTGGCCGAGGCCTTCGGCCGCAGGGTGAGCTAA